The following nucleotide sequence is from Streptomyces sp. HUAS CB01.
GGTGCTGACGGCCGGGGACCGGCTGCTGGTGGTCAACCAGCGCTCCACCGACGGCCCCGGCGGTCCGCTCGGCACCGTCGCCACCATCCGCGACTCCACCGAGTTGCAGGCGCTGACCGGCCGGGCCGAGGTGGCCCGCAAGCGCCTCCAGCTGCTGTACGACGCCGGGGTGGGGATCGGCACGACCCTGGACGTCGCCCGGACGGCCGAGGAGCTGGCCGAGGTCGCCGTCCCCTCCTTCGCCGACTACGTCACCGTCGACCTCGCGGACCCCGTGCTCAACGGGGAGGAGCCGAACGGCTCCGCGGGCGAAATGCGCCGTACCGCCGTCAGCGGCATCCGCGACGACCACCCGCTCTACGAGCGCGGCAGGCTGATCGCGTTCCTGCCCTCCACACCGCAGGCCCGCGGTATGGGCACCGGGCGGGCCGAGGTCGTCCCGGACCTGTCCCGGGCGCTGGGCTGGCGCGCTCAGGACCCCGAGCGGACGAAGGCCATCGTCGAGTACGGCATCCACTCGCTCATCACCGTGCCGCTGCAGGCCCGCGGCGTCGTCCTGGGAGTCGCCAACTTCTGGCGCTCGGAGAAGCCCGGCCCCTTCGAGGAGGACGACCTGTCCCTCGCCGAGGAGCTGGTCGCCCGGGCCGCGGTGTCCGTGGACAACGCGCGCCGGTACACGCGTGAGCACGCCCTGGCCGTGACGCTCCAGCGCAGCCTCCTGCCGAGGGCGCTGCCGGAGCACAGCGCCGTCGAGGTGGCGCACCGCTATCTGCCCGCCCAGTCCGGGGTGGGCGGCGACTGGTTCGACGTGATCCCGCTGCCGGGCAGCCGGGTGGCCCTGGTGGTGGGCGACGTGGTGGGCCACGGGCTGCACGCGGCGGCGACGATGGGACGCCTGCGGACCGCGGTGCACAACTTCTCCACGCTCGATCTGCCGCCCGACGAGCTGCTGGGCCATCTCGACGATCTCGTCGGCCGCATCGACCAGGACGAGATGGGCCCCGGCGGCAGTCCCGACGGCCCGGCGATGACCGGCGCCACCTGCCTCTACGCCATCTACGACCCGGTCTCGCGGCACTGCACCATGGCCCGGGCCGGGCATCCGCCGCCGGCGCTGGTCCGCCCTGACGGCAGTGTCGAGTTCCCCGAACTCCCGGCGGGGCCGCCGCTCGGGCTCGGCGGGATGCCGTTCGAGAGCGAGGTGCTCGAGATCCCCGAGGGCACCCGGCTCGTCTTCTACACGGACGGGCTCATCGAGGACCGCACCCGCGACATCGACGTCGGAATCGAGCTGCTGCGCCGTGCCCTCGCGCACACGGACGGCACTCCGGAGCAGACCTGCCAGGGCGTGCTGGACGCGCTGCTGCCGACCCGCCCGAAGGACGACGTGGCACTGCTCATCGCCCGTACCCGCGCCCTCGGCCCGGACCGGGTGGCCGAGTGGGACGTGCCGTCGGACCCCAGCGCGGTCGCCGGGATGCGTGCCGCCGCCGTGGGGAAGCTGGCGGAGTGGGGGCTGGAGGGGATGGCGTTCGGCACCGAGCTGATCCTCAGCGAGCTGCTCACCAACGCGATCCGGTACGGCACGCAGCCGATCCGGGTGCGGCTTCTGTACGACCAGGGCCTGACCTGCGAGGTCGCCGACGGCAGCAGCA
It contains:
- a CDS encoding SpoIIE family protein phosphatase/ATP-binding protein, translated to MSVRPLIGKRPRSVAGQVFILQVAVVVLLVLGTILALVLQTRHDTDREARNRSVAVAESFAHSPGLLAALDAPDPSRILQPITEEARKRAGVDFIVVMDTNGIRYTHPQPERIGNRFVGTIEPSLRGEVLLESVNGPLGKEVQAVVPVTGPDGNVKALVSAGLTVRNVTGAVNRQLPVILGTGAAGLALATAGTALATRRLKRQTHGLGPAEMTRMYEHHDAVLHAVREGVVIVGGNGTLLLANDEARRLLGLGPDSEGRPVRDLAGLEPSTAALLASGTTATDEVLTAGDRLLVVNQRSTDGPGGPLGTVATIRDSTELQALTGRAEVARKRLQLLYDAGVGIGTTLDVARTAEELAEVAVPSFADYVTVDLADPVLNGEEPNGSAGEMRRTAVSGIRDDHPLYERGRLIAFLPSTPQARGMGTGRAEVVPDLSRALGWRAQDPERTKAIVEYGIHSLITVPLQARGVVLGVANFWRSEKPGPFEEDDLSLAEELVARAAVSVDNARRYTREHALAVTLQRSLLPRALPEHSAVEVAHRYLPAQSGVGGDWFDVIPLPGSRVALVVGDVVGHGLHAAATMGRLRTAVHNFSTLDLPPDELLGHLDDLVGRIDQDEMGPGGSPDGPAMTGATCLYAIYDPVSRHCTMARAGHPPPALVRPDGSVEFPELPAGPPLGLGGMPFESEVLEIPEGTRLVFYTDGLIEDRTRDIDVGIELLRRALAHTDGTPEQTCQGVLDALLPTRPKDDVALLIARTRALGPDRVAEWDVPSDPSAVAGMRAAAVGKLAEWGLEGMAFGTELILSELLTNAIRYGTQPIRVRLLYDQGLTCEVADGSSTSPHLRYAATTDEGGRGLFLVAQLSERWGTRYTSDGKIIWAEQPLPGDTPDTEADGEALLRLFDSELL